A stretch of DNA from Rhodothermales bacterium:
CGGCCCCGGCGGCCTGGCCGCCTCCCTGTCCGGCTGCTCCGCCACGACGAGTGGAGTCCGACGGCGCGCCCTGTGCTTCCCGGGCCGCCATCATGCGCTCTCTGAACTCCGTCATCATCTCTTCCGTCGGGCGGAAGCGAAGCGCCGCGTTCGGCACCTTGTACACGTCGGAGACCGTCTCCACCAGGAACTCCACGGTGGCCGTCATGCCTGGAAGCAGACGACCGTCGGTATTGTCGACGTCGACCACGGCCGTGTACGTCACCACGTTGTCTTGCGTGGCGGACTGCAACCGTACCTGTCGCACGCGTCCCTCAAAGGTCTCGTCGTCGTAGGCCTGGACGGTGAACCGCACCTGCTGTCCTTCCTGAATCTGGCCAATGTCGGATTCGTCGACGGAAGCCAGGATTTCCAACTCGGAAAGATCGTTGGCCAGCAGAAAAAGTTGTGGCGTCGACATACTGGCTGCCACGGTCTGGCCCTGCTCCACACTCCGCTCGATGACCACGCCGCTCATGGGCGCGTAGATGCGGGAGTATCCGAGGTTGCGCTCGGCTCGTTCCTGCGCGATCTCGGCAGATTCAAGGTTCGCCTCGGCAAGCTCCAGATCATACTTGGCCTGGTTGAGCTCCACTTCGGTTGCGAACTGCTGATCGGCCAGTCGCTGGATGCGAGCCAGTTCGGTGGCTGCAAAGTTGCGTTGAGCTGTGTTGCGACGCAGCGTGGCGCGGGCATCCTGCACAGCCGAG
This window harbors:
- a CDS encoding efflux RND transporter periplasmic adaptor subunit, with the protein product MKKIVAIGVVVVLSGAAIWRFTSGQGEPTTSYRFVTMERGDLEAVVTSTGNLDAVTTVQVGTQVSGRIDRLFVDFNDTVRRGQLMALIDTTLLVSAVQDARATLRRNTAQRNFAATELARIQRLADQQFATEVELNQAKYDLELAEANLESAEIAQERAERNLGYSRIYAPMSGVVIERSVEQGQTVAASMSTPQLFLLANDLSELEILASVDESDIGQIQEGQQVRFTVQAYDDETFEGRVRQVRLQSATQDNVVTYTAVVDVDNTDGRLLPGMTATVEFLVETVSDVYKVPNAALRFRPTEEMMTEFRERMMAAREAQGAPSDSTRRGGAAGQGGGQAAGAAARGGFGGGGFGAANRGMLWYLDEQGQLSAAFVRTGLSDGTMTEVQGRNIEAGMEIIAGVTITEGGSTANPFQQNNQSGGRFRGGGF